The proteins below are encoded in one region of Amorphus orientalis:
- a CDS encoding LysR family transcriptional regulator: MRETFLPTITELNAFCACVRTGATTRAAEELNLTQGAVSRSLATLEERLGVRLFHRVRQRLVLSDAGRAFQRDADRLLRELREAATSVMAFGGRGDVIRLAVLPSFGTAWLLPRLPRFRERQPQVTIDILSRLDPVDFETDPFDAALQRKNMRPADAHAADLVDERLIVVAAPELVTAPLSDEDLSRLPLLQQATRPRLWLDWFRESDVDPRPVLRGDRFEHFGMVIAAAVSGLGVALVPEAVAEDELNRGRLVRASERTLTVGSPYALIYPERSAENPVFAAFLDWLKEESTAQRAG, encoded by the coding sequence ATGCGCGAGACCTTTCTGCCCACGATCACCGAACTCAACGCCTTCTGCGCGTGCGTGCGGACAGGGGCGACCACGCGCGCGGCGGAAGAACTCAACCTGACACAGGGCGCCGTCAGCCGCTCGCTCGCCACGCTCGAGGAGCGGCTGGGTGTGAGGTTGTTTCATAGAGTGCGCCAGCGGCTCGTGCTGTCGGACGCCGGCCGCGCGTTCCAGCGCGACGCGGACCGGCTGTTGCGGGAGCTGCGCGAGGCGGCGACCTCGGTGATGGCCTTCGGCGGACGGGGCGACGTGATCCGGCTGGCCGTGCTGCCGTCCTTCGGCACCGCCTGGCTCCTGCCGCGGCTGCCGCGGTTCCGGGAACGGCAGCCTCAAGTCACCATCGACATCCTGTCGCGGCTCGACCCGGTCGATTTCGAGACCGATCCGTTCGACGCCGCGCTTCAGCGCAAGAACATGCGCCCGGCCGATGCCCACGCGGCCGATCTCGTGGACGAGCGGCTGATCGTGGTGGCCGCGCCGGAGCTGGTGACGGCACCGCTCTCCGATGAGGATCTGTCGCGTCTGCCGCTTCTGCAGCAGGCCACAAGGCCGCGGCTCTGGCTCGACTGGTTCCGGGAGAGCGACGTCGACCCGCGGCCGGTGCTGCGCGGTGACCGGTTCGAGCACTTCGGCATGGTGATCGCCGCGGCCGTCTCCGGCCTGGGCGTGGCGCTGGTTCCGGAGGCGGTGGCGGAGGACGAACTGAACCGGGGGCGGCTGGTGCGGGCCTCGGAGCGGACGCTGACGGTCGGCTCGCCCTATGCGCTGATCTATCCCGAGCGCAGCGCCGAGAACCCTGTCTTCGCCGCATTCCTCGACTGGCTGAAGGAAGAAAGCACGGCGCAGCGGGCCGGGTGA
- a CDS encoding TRAP transporter large permease produces MSDWITFGGFIALFGMMLIRVPIGIAMGVVGIAGFGLVVGWGPALNLLATSPLRTLTDFNLTLIPFFILMGVLATRSGMSRELFRAANATLGSFKGGLGLATVGACAGFAAICGSSVATAATMTNIALPEMKRAGYPDDAATGVIAAGGTLGILIPPSVVLAVYGYITEQDIGTLFIAGIVPGLLALLMYMATVRIWYGRHLPAGEPFRLSNAIQSLAGVWAVLLLFVAVIVSIYLGVATATEASAVGAVLTAVIGFARGRLNFSSLLDCLVEALRTSVAIYTILIGAILFGYFLAVTQVPQDMTQFLIDLGLGPYGTLLLIMALFLVMGCFLDAMAMIILMVPIVFPVILELGFDPIWFGVIIVMTVELGLITPPVGMNVFIINSIARGVSLVTIFRGVLPFVITDVIRLAILLAIPAIVLYLPSTMR; encoded by the coding sequence ATGAGTGACTGGATCACGTTCGGGGGCTTCATCGCCCTCTTCGGGATGATGCTGATCCGCGTGCCGATCGGCATCGCCATGGGTGTGGTCGGCATCGCAGGCTTCGGTCTGGTCGTCGGATGGGGGCCGGCGCTCAACCTGCTGGCCACCTCGCCGCTGCGCACTCTCACCGACTTCAACCTGACCCTGATCCCCTTCTTCATCCTGATGGGCGTTCTGGCCACCCGGTCGGGGATGAGCCGCGAGCTCTTCCGGGCTGCCAACGCGACGCTCGGCTCGTTCAAGGGCGGCCTCGGCCTCGCCACCGTCGGCGCCTGCGCCGGTTTCGCCGCCATCTGCGGCTCGTCCGTCGCGACAGCAGCGACCATGACCAACATCGCGCTGCCGGAGATGAAGCGCGCCGGCTATCCCGACGATGCCGCGACGGGCGTGATCGCCGCCGGCGGCACCCTCGGCATTCTGATCCCGCCGTCGGTGGTTCTCGCCGTCTACGGCTACATCACCGAGCAGGACATCGGGACGCTGTTCATCGCGGGCATCGTGCCGGGCCTCCTCGCGCTCCTCATGTACATGGCGACCGTCCGGATCTGGTACGGGCGCCATCTGCCGGCCGGCGAACCGTTCCGCCTGTCCAACGCCATCCAGTCGCTGGCCGGCGTGTGGGCGGTGCTTCTCCTGTTCGTCGCGGTGATCGTGTCGATCTATCTCGGCGTCGCCACCGCAACGGAAGCCTCCGCCGTGGGTGCGGTGCTGACCGCGGTGATCGGCTTCGCCCGCGGCCGCCTCAATTTCAGCAGCCTGCTGGACTGCTTGGTGGAGGCCCTGCGCACCTCGGTCGCGATCTACACGATCCTCATCGGCGCCATCCTGTTCGGCTATTTCCTGGCCGTGACCCAGGTGCCCCAGGATATGACCCAGTTCCTGATCGATCTGGGCCTCGGGCCGTACGGGACGCTGCTCCTGATCATGGCGCTGTTCCTCGTCATGGGCTGCTTCCTCGACGCCATGGCGATGATCATCCTGATGGTGCCGATCGTCTTCCCGGTGATCCTGGAACTCGGCTTCGATCCGATCTGGTTCGGCGTCATCATCGTCATGACCGTGGAGCTCGGCCTGATCACGCCGCCGGTGGGCATGAACGTGTTCATCATCAATTCGATCGCGCGCGGGGTCAGTCTGGTCACGATCTTCCGGGGCGTGCTCCCGTTCGTGATCACCGACGTGATCCGGCTGGCGATCCTGCTGGCGATCCCCGCCATCGTCCTCTACCTGCCGAGTACGATGAGATAG
- a CDS encoding TRAP transporter small permease, translating into MLDRPPSERIVVFVERVAAIMLGLVTLLVAASAFGRYAFTAPVPDAFDISRLALAVAVAWGFASLGFRGSHIKVDLLAQALSPSVVRILDLIAWTVLLVFTIGLVWKLGGRVVSQFPGGEKTMDLRLPHWPFLSLLVAGFVMAIAMTLIRMWRMLVRGESLEPHETLTDDENHGAAHE; encoded by the coding sequence ATGCTGGATCGTCCCCCCTCAGAGCGGATCGTCGTCTTCGTCGAGCGTGTTGCCGCGATCATGCTCGGCCTCGTCACGCTGCTGGTCGCGGCATCGGCCTTCGGCCGCTACGCCTTCACCGCTCCGGTGCCCGATGCCTTCGACATCTCGCGCCTCGCCCTCGCGGTGGCGGTCGCCTGGGGCTTCGCTTCGCTCGGCTTCCGGGGCAGCCACATCAAGGTCGACCTTCTGGCCCAGGCCCTCAGCCCGTCCGTGGTCCGTATCCTCGACCTGATCGCCTGGACGGTGCTCCTGGTCTTCACGATCGGGCTCGTCTGGAAGCTCGGCGGGCGCGTTGTGTCCCAGTTTCCCGGCGGCGAGAAGACCATGGACCTCCGCCTTCCTCACTGGCCGTTCCTCTCGCTGCTCGTGGCGGGTTTCGTCATGGCCATTGCGATGACCCTGATCCGGATGTGGCGCATGCTGGTGCGCGGCGAAAGCCTCGAACCGCACGAGACGCTCACGGACGACGAGAACCACGGTGCCGCTCATGAGTGA
- a CDS encoding TRAP transporter substrate-binding protein, producing MKTFAIGAAALVASVVTAGAQETTLRLSHWVPATHPVQTTGIEPWAESISEASNGEIAIQIFPAQQLGAAPDHYDMVRDGIVDIAWVNPGYNAGRFPIFELTGVPFESTSGTKGAKAIHEWYKGEYSEKEMGDVYFCLVNPHDTGRFHSKDPVKVPSDVDGLNVRPAHATMARFINSLGGSSVQVPAPEAREALARGTADAITFPYESITLFGIDKITKFHNDMPFYMSAQLLLINKNAYERLSDEGKQVIDDHCTPEWSEQFSLGWTKAAEDVRQELIDNPEHEVYQPTEEEVELWREAAKPVMEAWKKDAAASGVDADEVLANYRKALEANDTKY from the coding sequence ATGAAGACGTTTGCAATTGGAGCGGCCGCGCTGGTCGCATCGGTCGTCACCGCCGGCGCGCAGGAGACCACCCTGCGCCTGTCGCACTGGGTTCCCGCGACCCATCCGGTGCAGACGACCGGCATCGAGCCCTGGGCGGAATCGATCTCCGAGGCGTCCAACGGCGAGATCGCGATCCAGATCTTCCCGGCCCAGCAGCTGGGCGCCGCTCCGGATCACTACGACATGGTGCGCGACGGCATCGTCGACATCGCCTGGGTCAATCCGGGCTACAATGCCGGCCGCTTCCCGATCTTCGAGCTGACCGGCGTGCCGTTCGAATCGACCTCGGGCACCAAGGGCGCCAAGGCGATTCACGAGTGGTACAAGGGCGAGTATTCCGAGAAGGAGATGGGCGACGTCTATTTCTGCCTCGTGAACCCGCACGACACCGGGCGATTCCACTCCAAGGACCCGGTCAAGGTGCCCTCCGACGTCGACGGTCTGAACGTTCGGCCGGCCCACGCCACGATGGCGCGCTTCATCAACAGCCTCGGCGGCTCCTCGGTCCAGGTGCCGGCTCCGGAGGCGCGTGAGGCGCTCGCACGCGGCACGGCCGACGCGATCACCTTCCCCTACGAGTCGATCACGCTCTTCGGCATCGACAAGATCACCAAATTCCACAACGACATGCCGTTCTACATGTCGGCCCAGCTTCTGCTGATCAACAAGAACGCCTACGAGCGGCTGTCCGACGAAGGCAAGCAGGTGATCGACGATCACTGCACCCCGGAGTGGTCGGAGCAGTTCTCTCTCGGCTGGACCAAGGCGGCCGAAGACGTGCGTCAGGAGCTGATCGACAATCCGGAGCACGAGGTCTACCAGCCGACCGAGGAAGAGGTCGAGCTGTGGCGCGAGGCTGCCAAGCCGGTGATGGAAGCCTGGAAGAAGGACGCGGCTGCCTCCGGCGTCGATGCCGACGAGGTTCTGGCCAACTACCGCAAGGCGCTGGAAGCCAACGACACCAAGTACTGA
- a CDS encoding SDR family NAD(P)-dependent oxidoreductase yields the protein MTDNTSIRLDGRVAVITGAGRGIGRSAALAMGRAGAAIVVNDVDQPAAEAVAAEIREAGGRAAVAIAAIGSAEAADFCVATALETFGRLDVMACNAGILRDRVLWNTTDEDFDAVINTHLRGTFTCARAAAKQFRAAGEGGRLILVSSLAGQRGNFGQTAYSAAKAGIAAMARTWSMELARAGVTVNAIVPNAMTAMTATIPALEPYAEMTERGDPLPAHVRQDLGIGGPEDVAPLFVYLASERSSETTGQCIGIGGDRLAIWAHPVEALHQLSDGGWSAEDLAEAIEGPLAGARQSVGIEFN from the coding sequence ATGACAGACAACACCTCGATCAGGCTGGACGGACGGGTGGCCGTCATCACCGGCGCCGGGCGCGGAATCGGGCGTTCCGCCGCCCTCGCCATGGGCCGCGCCGGCGCGGCGATCGTCGTCAACGACGTCGACCAGCCGGCAGCAGAAGCCGTCGCCGCCGAAATCCGCGAGGCCGGCGGCCGGGCCGCTGTGGCGATCGCGGCGATCGGCTCCGCAGAGGCCGCCGATTTCTGCGTTGCGACCGCGCTGGAGACCTTCGGACGCCTCGACGTCATGGCCTGCAACGCGGGCATCCTGCGCGACCGGGTGCTCTGGAACACCACCGACGAGGACTTCGACGCCGTCATAAACACCCATCTGCGCGGCACGTTCACCTGCGCCCGTGCGGCCGCGAAACAGTTCCGCGCGGCGGGCGAAGGCGGCCGGCTGATCCTCGTGTCGTCGCTCGCCGGCCAGCGCGGCAATTTCGGACAGACCGCCTATTCGGCCGCGAAGGCGGGCATCGCCGCGATGGCCCGTACCTGGTCGATGGAGCTGGCCCGCGCCGGGGTCACCGTGAATGCGATCGTGCCCAACGCCATGACCGCAATGACCGCCACGATCCCCGCCCTTGAACCCTATGCGGAGATGACCGAGCGCGGCGACCCCCTTCCGGCCCACGTGCGCCAGGACCTCGGGATCGGCGGACCGGAAGACGTCGCCCCGCTGTTCGTGTATCTGGCCTCGGAGCGCTCGTCGGAAACGACGGGACAATGCATCGGAATCGGCGGAGACAGGCTTGCCATCTGGGCCCATCCCGTCGAGGCTCTGCACCAACTCAGCGACGGTGGCTGGAGCGCCGAAGACTTGGCGGAGGCTATCGAGGGTCCCCTTGCGGGCGCCCGGCAATCCGTCGGAATTGAGTTCAACTGA
- a CDS encoding enoyl-CoA hydratase-related protein, which produces MNGPEAAAPHLLAERRGRIFLLTLNRPAARNAISPEMACRLSDAYETFAEDDELRVMVLVGAGDKAFCSGGDLALTLPLLTGAREPEDDWDRRVLDDPSVMNRSALRHHALDKPIIAAINGPCLAGGMETMLATDIRIASETAVFGLPEAKRGLIPFAGSLVRLPRQVPQAMAMEILLTGDFIDARRAYDMGLINRVVPQDEVLATALDMAGRIAANGPVAVQAIKRTVRLASGASLSEGFAHEDEAKATVMASEDAREGPRAFMEKRPARFVGR; this is translated from the coding sequence ATGAACGGACCCGAGGCCGCGGCGCCCCACCTGCTCGCCGAACGCAGGGGCCGGATCTTCCTGCTGACCCTCAACCGGCCGGCCGCGCGCAACGCGATCAGCCCGGAAATGGCGTGCCGCCTCTCCGACGCGTACGAGACCTTCGCCGAGGACGACGAGCTGCGCGTCATGGTTCTGGTCGGCGCGGGAGACAAGGCGTTCTGCTCCGGCGGCGATCTCGCCCTGACCCTGCCGCTTCTGACCGGCGCGCGCGAGCCCGAGGACGACTGGGACCGCCGGGTCCTCGACGATCCCTCGGTGATGAACCGTTCGGCGCTCCGCCACCATGCGCTCGACAAGCCGATCATCGCCGCCATCAACGGCCCGTGCCTGGCCGGCGGCATGGAAACCATGCTGGCGACCGACATCCGGATCGCCTCCGAGACCGCCGTCTTCGGCCTGCCCGAAGCCAAGCGCGGTCTCATTCCCTTCGCCGGCTCCCTCGTCCGCCTGCCCCGTCAGGTCCCCCAGGCCATGGCCATGGAGATCCTGCTCACCGGCGACTTCATCGACGCACGGCGGGCTTACGACATGGGTCTGATCAATCGCGTCGTGCCCCAGGACGAGGTGCTTGCGACCGCGCTCGACATGGCTGGGCGGATCGCGGCGAATGGCCCGGTCGCGGTGCAGGCCATCAAGCGCACCGTCCGGCTGGCCTCCGGCGCATCCCTGTCGGAAGGCTTCGCCCACGAGGACGAAGCCAAGGCGACCGTGATGGCATCGGAGGACGCGCGCGAAGGTCCCCGCGCCTTCATGGAGAAACGCCCAGCGAGGTTCGTCGGCCGATGA
- a CDS encoding AMP-binding protein, producing the protein MAMVSGQSHWLPDDEGVALRETTLGHLLSEQARRVPDRPAIIFDEPDADLQVNWTYADLDRHVDQLSKALIAIGVKPADRVAVLSPNRPEWVLFEYALARIGAILVTVNPAFRKLELDYLLTQGRISVLVSVGEFRGFDLAGMLSEMIPDLVSAIDGERKGGDAYLDLRRVIALGRTPIIGALSFADLLKKAATVSDAVLADRAARVTPDDVVQIQYTSGTTGNPKGAMLTHRGTVNNALLATARAGYRETDVMVSAMPFFHTAGCVCNVMGMVAVGGCLVPLSGFDAATMLDLMERYRGTLTNGVPTMYIRLLQDPKFVAGERDISSYRIAYIGGTSIPPSLMVEVKEKMGADPCLIMGMTECSPIITQTVPTDPLEKKVATAGVPLPHTEVRVVDPDTSAIVPTGREGELQIRGYLVMAGYFEMPEKTAETIDPDGWLKSGDLAVLDEGGYLRIVGRIKDMLIRGGENIYPVEIEEALLNHPDIAEAQVVGVPDDEYGEEIFAFVVPRDGRTIDTDAVRAWCRSNMARHKLPRYLAAIEAMPQTANGKVRKVELRQKAADIIKAGTA; encoded by the coding sequence ATGGCCATGGTGAGCGGGCAGTCCCATTGGCTGCCGGACGACGAAGGAGTTGCGCTCCGCGAGACCACGCTCGGACACCTCTTGTCCGAACAGGCCCGCCGCGTGCCCGACCGCCCGGCGATCATCTTCGACGAGCCCGACGCAGACCTTCAGGTCAACTGGACCTATGCCGATCTCGACCGGCATGTCGACCAGCTTTCCAAGGCGCTGATCGCCATCGGCGTCAAGCCGGCCGACCGCGTTGCGGTCCTGTCGCCCAACCGGCCGGAATGGGTGCTGTTCGAATACGCGCTCGCGCGCATCGGCGCCATCCTCGTCACCGTCAATCCCGCCTTCCGCAAGCTCGAGCTCGACTATCTTTTGACCCAGGGCCGCATCAGCGTGCTGGTCAGCGTCGGCGAGTTCCGTGGCTTCGATCTTGCCGGCATGCTGTCGGAGATGATCCCGGACCTGGTCTCCGCCATCGACGGAGAGCGCAAGGGCGGAGACGCCTATCTCGACCTGCGCCGCGTGATCGCGCTCGGCCGTACCCCGATCATCGGCGCCCTGTCCTTCGCCGACCTTCTGAAGAAGGCGGCCACCGTGAGCGACGCGGTGCTTGCGGACCGTGCCGCCCGCGTGACGCCGGACGACGTGGTCCAGATCCAGTACACCAGCGGCACCACCGGCAATCCGAAAGGCGCGATGCTCACCCACCGGGGCACCGTCAACAACGCGCTTCTGGCGACCGCGCGCGCCGGCTACCGGGAGACCGACGTGATGGTCTCCGCGATGCCGTTCTTCCACACCGCCGGCTGCGTCTGCAACGTCATGGGCATGGTCGCCGTCGGCGGCTGCCTGGTCCCGCTCAGCGGCTTCGACGCCGCCACCATGCTGGACCTGATGGAGCGCTATCGCGGCACGCTGACCAACGGCGTGCCGACCATGTATATCCGCCTGCTCCAGGACCCGAAATTCGTCGCCGGCGAGCGCGACATCTCCTCCTACCGCATCGCCTATATCGGCGGCACCTCGATCCCGCCGAGCCTGATGGTTGAGGTCAAGGAGAAGATGGGCGCCGACCCCTGCCTGATCATGGGCATGACGGAATGCAGCCCGATCATCACCCAGACCGTTCCGACCGATCCGCTTGAGAAGAAGGTCGCCACGGCCGGCGTACCCCTGCCCCACACCGAGGTGCGCGTCGTCGATCCGGACACGAGCGCCATCGTGCCGACCGGCCGCGAGGGCGAGCTGCAGATCCGCGGATACCTGGTCATGGCCGGCTATTTCGAGATGCCGGAGAAGACGGCCGAAACCATCGATCCGGACGGCTGGCTGAAGAGCGGCGATCTCGCCGTGCTCGACGAAGGCGGCTATCTGCGCATCGTCGGGCGGATCAAGGACATGCTGATCCGCGGCGGCGAGAACATCTATCCGGTCGAGATCGAGGAAGCGCTCCTCAACCATCCCGACATCGCCGAAGCCCAGGTGGTCGGCGTGCCCGACGACGAATACGGCGAGGAGATCTTCGCCTTCGTGGTTCCGCGCGACGGCCGCACCATCGACACCGATGCCGTGCGCGCGTGGTGCCGCTCCAATATGGCCCGGCACAAGCTGCCGCGCTATCTGGCGGCGATCGAGGCCATGCCGCAGACCGCGAACGGAAAGGTGCGCAAGGTGGAGCTCCGCCAGAAGGCCGCCGACATCATCAAGGCAGGCACGGCATGA
- a CDS encoding MarR family winged helix-turn-helix transcriptional regulator, which translates to MSNNINFKPAVKRGIGHMESEVETRLSAGKVDRWISYKIRLAQILAYRAFEERMADEGRAPRYLGLLSVIEAHPGQPQSRLAEAVALRRSSLVTIIDQLQADGLVERRASETDRRVNGIWLTVEGQRTVRTLRKAAREHENRLTEGLSERDVEQLADSLDHIVANLARMMD; encoded by the coding sequence ATGTCGAACAATATCAATTTCAAACCGGCGGTCAAGCGAGGCATCGGGCACATGGAGAGCGAGGTCGAAACGCGGTTGTCGGCCGGCAAGGTCGACCGGTGGATCAGCTACAAGATCCGTCTTGCGCAGATCCTCGCCTATCGCGCGTTCGAGGAGCGGATGGCCGACGAGGGGCGGGCGCCGCGCTATCTCGGGCTGCTCAGCGTGATCGAGGCGCATCCCGGACAGCCCCAGAGCCGGCTCGCGGAGGCGGTCGCCCTGCGCCGGTCCAGTCTCGTCACCATCATCGATCAGCTTCAGGCGGACGGCCTCGTCGAGCGGCGGGCGTCGGAGACCGATCGCCGGGTCAACGGGATCTGGCTGACCGTGGAGGGTCAGCGGACCGTGCGGACACTGCGCAAGGCCGCCCGGGAGCACGAGAACCGCCTCACGGAGGGGCTGAGCGAGAGGGACGTCGAGCAGCTTGCGGATTCGCTGGATCACATCGTTGCGAACCTCGCGCGCATGATGGACTGA
- a CDS encoding tellurite resistance TerB family protein, with translation MFDTRKLLDQFLGAGGISDALGQNRLPQTQQGQPPQSGGQSSGPAANLQNVPGGDLVGRVLNSGALGGAAAGGLVTLLMTNKKSRKMAGSVVKYGALAALGGLAYKAYSDWQSGKSVGATQAEAAATPTPPPPPDNSAFAGHADPGEQSELSLALLRATIAAAKADGHIDQEEQSRIFGFLDQVDLDTEAKAFVMDELRAPLDVDAVAKPATNQEIAAEIYAASLLIIDEANPAEKGYLAMLAARLRLPDDLIAHLHASVDGAKAVPAEGS, from the coding sequence ATGTTCGACACGCGCAAGCTTCTGGATCAGTTCCTGGGAGCCGGCGGGATATCCGACGCGCTGGGTCAGAACCGGCTGCCGCAGACGCAGCAGGGTCAGCCGCCTCAGTCCGGCGGACAATCCAGCGGCCCGGCTGCCAATCTGCAGAACGTGCCCGGCGGCGATCTGGTCGGGCGCGTGCTCAACAGCGGTGCGCTCGGCGGAGCGGCGGCCGGTGGCCTGGTCACCCTGCTGATGACCAACAAGAAGAGCCGCAAGATGGCCGGCAGCGTGGTCAAGTACGGCGCGCTCGCAGCCCTCGGCGGGCTGGCCTACAAGGCCTATTCCGACTGGCAGAGCGGCAAGTCGGTCGGCGCGACCCAGGCCGAAGCCGCGGCGACCCCGACGCCGCCTCCGCCGCCGGACAACTCCGCCTTCGCCGGACACGCCGATCCGGGCGAACAGAGCGAGCTGAGCCTGGCGCTGCTGCGCGCGACGATCGCGGCCGCCAAGGCGGACGGCCATATCGACCAGGAAGAGCAGTCGCGCATCTTCGGGTTTCTCGATCAGGTGGATCTGGACACCGAGGCCAAGGCCTTCGTGATGGACGAGCTGCGCGCGCCCCTCGACGTGGACGCCGTCGCCAAGCCGGCGACCAATCAGGAAATCGCAGCGGAGATCTATGCCGCGTCGCTTCTGATCATCGATGAGGCGAACCCGGCGGAGAAGGGCTATCTGGCTATGCTCGCTGCCCGGCTGCGGCTTCCCGACGACCTGATCGCTCATCTGCACGCGTCGGTGGACGGGGCCAAGGCCGTTCCTGCCGAGGGGTCGTGA
- a CDS encoding ASCH domain-containing protein, with protein sequence MNSDELEALKRRYPTAETFRFGDSAELCETLLSLVRAGKKVATCGALREFENGEPMPAIGRRDIALKWDGTPAVVIETVELVQCRFDEVTEAMALAEGEDDSLEGWREGHRAYFERNGGFSPDMPIVWERFVLIEDLG encoded by the coding sequence ATGAACTCCGATGAGTTGGAGGCGCTCAAACGGCGCTATCCGACGGCCGAGACGTTCCGGTTCGGCGACAGTGCCGAACTGTGCGAAACGCTGCTGTCCCTGGTGCGTGCGGGAAAGAAGGTCGCGACCTGCGGTGCGCTGCGGGAGTTCGAGAACGGCGAGCCCATGCCGGCGATCGGCCGGCGGGACATCGCGCTGAAATGGGACGGCACGCCGGCGGTGGTCATCGAGACGGTCGAACTGGTCCAGTGCCGGTTCGACGAGGTGACCGAAGCGATGGCGCTCGCCGAGGGCGAGGACGACAGCCTCGAGGGCTGGCGCGAAGGTCATCGCGCCTATTTCGAGCGCAATGGCGGGTTCTCCCCGGACATGCCGATCGTCTGGGAGCGGTTCGTCCTGATCGAAGATCTGGGCTGA
- a CDS encoding IclR family transcriptional regulator domain-containing protein, with translation MPRVNRTEEQLEARRKDPDFVESLDRGLRVIEAFGRGPGPTTLSDIAKAADLSRATARRILITLQRCGYVRGDGKYFELCPSVLRLASGYLSSNQIVSVLQPVMDEVAAEAREVCSLAIADGDEAVFIARASPARVFSGGIDVGYRLPLFCTSVGRVLLGGYDDDALRDRLDAMEIEKQTEFTVTDRRSLFETIVADRERGYSLADQEAEDGFRSLSVPVRRYDDRIVAAMNIGGHVDRLSTTDLLDRFLPILKKAAGSVSRQLV, from the coding sequence ATGCCGCGCGTGAATCGCACAGAGGAGCAGCTCGAAGCCCGCCGCAAGGATCCCGACTTCGTCGAGAGCCTGGATCGCGGTCTTCGGGTCATCGAGGCGTTCGGGCGCGGCCCAGGCCCCACGACCCTCAGCGACATCGCGAAGGCGGCCGACCTGTCCCGGGCTACGGCGCGGCGCATCCTGATCACGCTCCAGCGCTGCGGCTACGTGCGCGGCGACGGGAAATATTTCGAGCTTTGCCCCTCGGTGCTGCGGCTGGCCTCCGGCTATCTGTCGTCCAACCAGATCGTCTCGGTGCTGCAGCCGGTGATGGACGAGGTCGCCGCGGAGGCGCGGGAGGTCTGTTCGCTGGCCATCGCCGACGGCGACGAGGCCGTCTTCATTGCCCGGGCGAGCCCGGCCCGGGTGTTTTCCGGCGGCATCGACGTGGGCTACCGGCTGCCCCTCTTCTGCACCTCCGTCGGACGGGTGCTTCTGGGCGGCTACGACGACGACGCCCTGCGCGACAGGCTCGACGCCATGGAGATCGAGAAGCAGACGGAGTTCACCGTCACCGACCGCCGGTCCCTGTTCGAGACGATCGTCGCCGACCGGGAGCGCGGCTATTCGCTGGCCGATCAGGAGGCCGAGGACGGCTTCCGCTCCCTGTCCGTCCCGGTCAGGCGCTATGACGACAGGATCGTCGCCGCCATGAACATCGGCGGCCACGTCGACCGGCTTTCCACGACGGATCTTCTGGATCGGTTCCTGCCGATCCTGAAGAAGGCAGCCGGATCCGTCAGCCGCCAGCTCGTCTAG